TCTAAGTGCCAGTATCATGAGGAAAGTTCAGTGTAGCCAAATTATGAAATACCACTGCAACCTGCAAACCAATGAATAAATAAATCACCTCGGAGAGGTGGCATGTTTGTAGCCGGGGGTGTTAACCCCCGGAAAAGAAACGGACCAAGCGCAAGCGGTGCGCGCTCCCATGCTGTTCAATGTACCACAGCAACCTCGCACCGCAATTACAAAAGAAATGTAAAACCAAAATAGCCCAAGAGTTAGAGAAATCAAGGGAAGCAAAGGTTAAAGGACTGGAAGGCTCTTGTTTCAGGCAACTAATGCGTAGGATTACTCAGTGCAACTCTGTGTGAACATTGTGTAACATAGTGAAACTATAACCGACCGAAGGGAGTTCGGCAAAGCCAAACCTTCCTAACCTATAGCCTAATAGCCTACAGTCTTTTTTGTTAACACTTCTCCTGCCCACATTCCTCGTTGGGAATCTCCATCTCTAGGGTTACGTGGTTATAACCTTTCTCAACCAGCATATTTTTAAGGCGGTGTTTCAACGCAACTCGTTGTTCCGTCGACAGCTCCGTTCCCATAACAACGTGTAACGTAAGAACAATATATTCAACATCGAGCGACCAGATGTGGATGTCGTGGGTATCCACCACGCCCGGTTGACTATTTACCAGCTCTTCAATCTTTGGGATTGCATCGTTTTCAGGAACGCCTTGCAGAAAAACTTTCATGCCGCTACGCAGGTTCCGGTAAACATTGTAGAGCACCCACAGGGTTATGCCAATGGACATGATGGGGTCGAGCACAGTGTAGCCGGTGAACTTCATTACAATGGCACCCACCAGCACAGCGGCCCACCCAAGCACATCCTCCAGCAGATGCAAGCGCACTGTTTTTTCATTGAGCGATGAGCCTCTAGCCAGCTTGTAGGCCGCAGCACCGTTAACCAGCAATCCGAGAATAGCCAGCCATATCATTCCGTTGGCAGAGGTGGCTTCCGGTTTAAAAATTCTTGGTATGGCCTCCGAAAGAATAAATATGGAACCCAATAGCAGTATGAAGGAGTTCACCATGGCTGCAAGGGTGGAGAATCGACCGTAACCGTAGGAAAACTTACGGTCGCGACCACGTTGCGATAGATTTTGGAAGTACCAAGCCAGTCCAAGGGAGAAGGAGTCACCAAGGTCGTGTAACGCATCGGAAATGATGGCAATACTGTTGGTATAAAATCCACCTACTATTTCAACGATGGTGAAAAATAGGTTTAGCCAGAAGGCTACTTTTATATTCTCGGTGGTGTGATTGTGGTTATGATTATGGCTATGTCCGTGCGATCCCATTTCAGTTCAATCGTTTATTTGCATATCAAAACAGCTGATTTCGGTTTTTGTTTTTGAGTAAATGAAGAGGAGGCTTGTGGCGTTTCAAGGCACAAGCCTCCTCTTTAATGATTGACCTACTGATTGACTATTTTGGCCATTTCAGCCTTTACCTGCATTAGCGTCTGTTCAAGCACAACAAGTTGGTTTTGTGCATCAAACAGGTAGGCAATTTCCTGCATCATGTCAAGAAGGGAGATGTTACCCGCCAAGAATGCGCTTTGCAGGATTCGAGTGTTGTTGTTCTGCGTAAGCGAAACCTTGAGCGTTGACACGCTATGTTCCAGCTGCTCTTTCTTTTTCCAGAGTTGCATTGCCTGCATCAGTACTTTTCCCGTTTGCTCCTGTTGCTCCAGATTGGCTGCAGCAACTCTTACTTTTGCGGCGCTTACTTTTCCATGATTTTGCCAAAGCGGAATGGATATTCCCGCCTGAAAGCCATTGAACGAAACCTTATCTTCCACGGCACGGCGATAACCAATTTCAAACTCCGGTAAGCCTTTGGCCTTTTGCAGGCTCAGATTCTTTTTGGCCACCTCGCTTCCAAGTCCGGCAAGCTGTATTGCCCGACTGCTATTTTGAACCATGTCTACCCAATCATCCTCATTGGTCGGTAGTATAATGCTTGGCATGGTGGTATCGCTGTATGCAACCTCTTTTCCCCCATTCATTTGGGCCAGATTTAGTTCCTGCTCAGCAATGGTGCATAGTAGGTTGGCTTTCCCCACCTCCTGTATTGTTTTCTCCAGCGCTACCTTGTTCAACTCGTATGCTGCGTCGAAGCCAGCGGCAAACCGTTTTTCGAGAAGCGCCTTAAGCGTATCCTGAATGGCAATGCGACTGTTATACTGCTCCAGCAGGTGGTTAGCAGTTGCTTGCTTTATGAGGAGCATGCGGGCATCAAAGGCAATTTGGGAGAGTTCAACTTCTGCCTCCGCTTCGGCAAAGCTAATCTGAGCGTTGCCAGCCATGTGCTGAGCATGTCGCGTAATGGGAAAGGCGAACGACTGTACAACTGCAACCTCCTCTTTGCTGTTATCTTTGCTGTCTCCCCATAGGTAAGCATATTCCACTGAGGGTTTTGCTAAATTATTCTGCGATTTTATGTCGAAGGTGTTGGCTTCAAGGATCTTTTGAATGGCCTGTGCTTTTAGGTTATTCTGCATTATCGCCTGCAGAATACTATCGGGTGCTTGCTGAGCAACGGTAACCGTAGCAGCAAACATCCAACCTATGGTGATTACTCTTCTCTTATTCATTGGTTTTTCCTCCTTTTCCAGTTTGTTTGCAAAGCCATCGATAGGCAATGGGCACCAGATAGATATTGAGCAGCGTGGAGCTGATGAGTCCTCCCAGTATAACCTTTGCCATGGGGCTTTGAATCTCGTTACCCGGGGCCCTTCCCGCTACAGCCAACGGAATAAGTGCCAATCCAGCCGTGAGTGCTGTCATAAGAATTGGAGTTAACCTATCGGCGGCACCAATAACAATGGTCTCCTCCAGCGAGGAAGAGTAAACTCCCGCATGCTTGAAGTGAGAGATCAGCAATATGCCGTTGCGCGTGGCGATACCAAAAAGGGTAATAAAGCCGATTATGGCTGGAATGCTTAAACTTCCAGATGTAACAACTAGGCTGAATACACCACCAATAAGGGCTAATGGAAGGTTGATGAGAATTACTGCAGCTAGTGCTGGGTCTCTAAATTCATGAAAGAGCAGCAAGAAAACGATGAAAAGAGCAACGATGGATGCCAGCATTAGTGTTCTCGATGCTTCGGCTTCGCTTTCGAACTGTCCTCCGTATTCTAAGTGATAGCCTTCAGGGAGCGATATTTCGCTGTTGACCTTTTCCTTTATTTTGTTCACTAGGCCTGCGAGGTCCGAACCCGTTGCGTTGGCAGAGATTACCAATTTTCGCTGAACGTTTTCACGGTTAATGGTACTGGGCCCTGCTGTGGAGGTTACTTCTGCTACTTCCGACAGTGGAATCTTGGTGCCGTCTGTTCCATCAATAAGCGTATTGCGAATGGCCTCAATGCTGTTCCGTTCATCTTGCTGATATCGAACCACAAGATGAAATGCTTTGGCCCCTTCAAAAACGTCGCTTACGGCTTCACCTCCTAAAGCAACCTCCACAAATCGTGAAAACTGGTTGGGCGTGATGCCGTGATGGGATAGGAGTTCAAAGTTTGGCTTAATTTGAAGTTGCGGAATTTCAATCTGCTGCTCTACGGCAATGTCGGTCAATCCGGGAATGTCGCTTATGGCACCCCTTATCTTGTTTGCCGTGCTATACATGGTGGTGAGGTTTGTGCCAAAAAGCTTAATGGCAATGGCGGCTCTGGTTCCTGACAGCATGTGGTCGATGTAGTGACCAATGGGTTGACCTATGGTGAAAACAATTCCCCTGAACTTTGATAGGCGCTCTCGCACCTCCTTGGTAACGGCGGCTTGGTCTCTTTTATTCAGGTTGAGAGGGACGTAGTACTCGCTTACATTCACGCCTAGTGCGTGCTCATCGAGTTCGGCACGTCCGGTTTTCCTACCAACACACACAACTTCAGGAATTTTTAGGAGTTCCTGCTCAACCAGCCGACCAAACTTGTCGGACTCCTCAAGCGAGATGCCGGGCATTGTTTGGCTTGTAATTACAAGTGAACCCTCGTTGAATGGAGGAAGGAAATTTCTCCCCAGCCGTGTA
This Williamwhitmania sp. DNA region includes the following protein-coding sequences:
- a CDS encoding cation diffusion facilitator family transporter, which translates into the protein MGSHGHSHNHNHNHTTENIKVAFWLNLFFTIVEIVGGFYTNSIAIISDALHDLGDSFSLGLAWYFQNLSQRGRDRKFSYGYGRFSTLAAMVNSFILLLGSIFILSEAIPRIFKPEATSANGMIWLAILGLLVNGAAAYKLARGSSLNEKTVRLHLLEDVLGWAAVLVGAIVMKFTGYTVLDPIMSIGITLWVLYNVYRNLRSGMKVFLQGVPENDAIPKIEELVNSQPGVVDTHDIHIWSLDVEYIVLTLHVVMGTELSTEQRVALKHRLKNMLVEKGYNHVTLEMEIPNEECGQEKC
- a CDS encoding TolC family protein — protein: MNKRRVITIGWMFAATVTVAQQAPDSILQAIMQNNLKAQAIQKILEANTFDIKSQNNLAKPSVEYAYLWGDSKDNSKEEVAVVQSFAFPITRHAQHMAGNAQISFAEAEAEVELSQIAFDARMLLIKQATANHLLEQYNSRIAIQDTLKALLEKRFAAGFDAAYELNKVALEKTIQEVGKANLLCTIAEQELNLAQMNGGKEVAYSDTTMPSIILPTNEDDWVDMVQNSSRAIQLAGLGSEVAKKNLSLQKAKGLPEFEIGYRRAVEDKVSFNGFQAGISIPLWQNHGKVSAAKVRVAAANLEQQEQTGKVLMQAMQLWKKKEQLEHSVSTLKVSLTQNNNTRILQSAFLAGNISLLDMMQEIAYLFDAQNQLVVLEQTLMQVKAEMAKIVNQ